In Kaistella sp. 97-N-M2, the sequence CCCTTTGCAACAACGATTGTATTTTGCGCGTGCGCAGGCACCGGTAAACGGTATTTGGTATTGCCTACGCCTTCAATCCGCATAATAAGATTGCAGTCCGATTTATTTTCGATCAAGACAATACTTTCCTTGCTGTTAGGATCGTTGTCGAAGAGCGAGTTTAAAATTTTAACCGTATTGTTTTTGTGCTCCATGGGACTTACAGAAAGCAGCATGGCAAATTCGTCCTTTTCCAGATCAACGTAGTCGCCGAAACTTGTCGGCGTATTAGCGCTGGCTCCGCTGCCATAAACGGTGGTAACATAAGTAATGGTGCTGCCTTCCTTTTTTTCAAGTTCCTCTTTAAATTTTGCGATTTGTTTTTGCCGAATGATTTCGTTCATTTCGTCAAAACTAATTCGGGTGGACGGTCTTTTACGGAGAAGCGCGATTTTTTCCTGAAAATCTTTCACACGCTGATCGGCGGGATGTGCATTTTTGATGTATTCTTTAAGCATTTTAATAAGACGCGGTTTGAGCACCGATCGCTTTGGATCATCGGGATGGGCATCGCGTAAAAAAGCATCGATCTCGTAGATGTTTTTGCTGTAAAGAATGTTGCGGTAATCCTTGATCTTTTGTTGCGCAGAAACGGTGGAAAAAGAAAAGAAAAAGAGGAGCAATAAAATATTTTTAACTGAAAACATGTACAAAACTATTTTATGACAATCATCACATTATTAAGTCTAAAACTGATAACGCAATAAATACTAAAAACTTATGATCCAACACTTAAAAAGCCTGCGCAGGGCCTTATAAAAGTAAAAACCTTATTTATTTATATCCATTAAATGCGAATTTTTCAATCTGCGTTGGTAGATCGGCAGATATTTTTCGATATAAATGGCTGCGGCTTCGTAATTATTGGCCTTGATAAAAGGATAGAGATTATCAGATGTGTACACGAACTGCAGGAAATTATCGATAAGATTGGCAGGAATTTTTAGATTTGCAAAATATTCTACGCCATAATAATTCTTGATTCCCGATATGGTCTTGTTCATTTTCTCATACTCGCTGGCGCGTTCTTTCTTTTTGCGCTCGCCGGAAATCATATCGTAAATACTTTCTAAACCAAAAGTTAATCCGCCCCCGGAAAATCCCGCAACGGGTAGCTGTGTGGGCAGTCCGTCTCCTTTCGGAACCGGCAGACCAATCATTTTCTGCAAGGCGAGTGCTTTTTCTCCTGTTTTTAGAGAACTTACGTCTTTTCTGAGATTGCCTGTAGGTTTAAATCTGCTGATGATGACCTCCTGAATATCGTAGTAGGCAATTTTCAGTTCGACAAAATTGCCGGGATTTTGAAGATTTTCTGCAGTTACTTTTACATCTTGCCGATCGGTCATAATTGAGGTAAAACGGATCACGTCGCCCACTTTTGCCGGGATTTTGAATTTGCCGAAATAATCGGTGTAAATTGTTTTTTGTGCCGTAAGGTTGGTCACGTAAACCTGATTAAGATAATATACCGAGTTGTCTCTGATGATAATATCGCCGGAAAAAAACTGCGCCTGAACATTACTTAATATGAATAATGTTGCAAGCAGAAAAAATCGCTTCATATAGACGGCAAAAATAATTATATTTTCCCAGTATCATCTTGTTTATCGGTAATAGACGGGTTAAATTTTGGTTAAATACTACCAATTACTGTTAAATGAAGCACAAGGAATTCCACCGGTAAAAACATCAAAAAAAAATCCCCGGAAATTCCGGGGATTCAATTAATATTTAACGATGATTATTTTTTAATAAACTTCACTTTGTTGACTTCACCGTTGTTGTCTACAGTAATCACATATACACCTTTCACTAATTTGGAAACCTGTACCTGATTATTGGACACTTTACCTTTAGAAACTAACTGGCCGGCAGCATTGTAAATTGCATAATCGGCATTGTTAGAAACCTTGGTTACGTTTAAAACATCAACAGCAGGGTTTGGATAAACCTGAACTGATTGGCTTGCAGCGCTATCGTTTACACCTAAAGTAGGGGAAATTGATACTGCATAGTCCTCAACCTCACCATAAGTATATGTACCACAAGGTGTGGTTTGAGCAGTGTTGAATCTCAATGCAACTCTCATACCCACTGTTTTGTCACCGGAGTAAGCTGTTGCAGGTACTGCAAACGTTTGGGTAGCAGGATTTACAGTTGACGGTGTACTTGACATTACCATTTCACTGGCCTCATAAGTTCCGCTGCGGTCGAAATCGATCCAAACTGTAACAGCTTCGCTATACTGAGTTCCGGTCCATGCTTTTGTTACTGAGATCGTATTATTTGTAGTTCCTTTTGCTAATTTCATCAATCTTGCAGGATCTGCTGAATAATTCGTGTAATTTGAAGCACCGGAAGTACTTGTTCCTCCACTTGCACCTTCTGCACTGATGCTTACATTTGAAATGTATTCATCACCTGAATTTGTAGAAGATAGTGTACAGTAAGCAATCATACTTGTAGTAAAGTTTACCGTTGCGGAGAAAGTGCCTGTAGTACCTGTACAAACAGAAGCAACCTGTACATCATAAGGTGTACCTTCTTCTAAACCTGTAATAGTGTAAGAGTTCACTGCAACAGGAACACTTGTCCATGTAGCATCTGTAGTTTTTTTGTAACGTACCACATAGGTAGCACCTACGATAGGATCCCAGGAAACCGCTGCGGATTCAGTCGTTACTGTGGAAACCGTTAGACCTGCAGGAGCGCTGCCGTCACATGGCACAATCGCAGAAACTGTTACCGGCGCAATTGTATAAAATACGTTACCGATCGCAGAGATTCTTACTTTTAATACAGTATTGGTGGCAAAAGCTGAAAAATTAAAATCTTCAGTACCGTCATTTGGTGTAGAAGCAGCCAATACCACCCAGGTAGCACCGTTATCTGCTGTATAATCAATTTTTACATTTGGAGAATTAAATGGCGCAACGTCCGTACCAACTACATCCCACGTTAAAGGTGCTGTAGCATTGTTGTATACTTTTGTAGATGTAATTTTAAAGGGTCCGTTGGCACTAACAGTTACTTTTTGCAAAGCTTGTTGTGTTTGCTGTTGCGCAACATTCGCGTTATTATCTCTTACAGTCACTCTGAAGTTTGATGCTCTTGCTACAGTAGACGCAGCTTCCCATTCGTTCACGTTTTTTACCGACCCGGCAAGAACTGTAGCGAATTTAGGGAAATATCGCACTGGGCTTGTTGTGCTGTTCAAAGATCTGAAGCTTGCACCACTAGTTGTATTTCCAAGATTGGTTTTGGAGATGGTTACCGTGGCATCATCAACTTCTTCCCAGTTATAAGTGATTGGATCACCTTGTGGGTCTGTAGCCTGCGCAGTTAAAACAAACGCGGTTGATTTAGGAATGGTTATATCAGCCATTGGGGTAATTACCGGTGGATCATTCGTCACAGGAGTTTCAATATCACAAGTCTTCGCAGTTAAATTATTTTGAACTTGAATAATGGAATTGATGTGGAAATAAGCATCAGAGTGTTGCTGCACATCGGTAGCACCGGTAATACCCGCGTAACCCATAATGGTAGAACCAGAACCCGGCTCAACATTTTGGCCCGTTCCTTCTAAACTCATAGAGAAGGTATGATTACCACCAAGTTGGTGACCCATTTCGTGCGCTACAAAATCGATGTCGAAGTTGTCTCCCATTGGGATGCCATCTGCAGGTGAAGTAATACCGGAACCTTTTCCGTTTCCTGTTGGTACACCGGATCCATTTAATGGCGGGCTGATACATACACAACCGATACAACCTGCATTACCACCACCTCCGGAAGCACCAAACATATGACCAATGTCATAATTTGCTTCTCCAGCTACGGCCGTAATGGCTTTTTGAGCTGCTAAATTCCAGCTGGAAAGCGTAGTACTGTAAGGATCTGTAGCCGGATCCAAATAAATTAAGGCGGGGAAATCCTGAAGAATCAAGTGCAACCCGAAATCTTTTTCGAAGACACCGTTACAACGGGTTACCGTGGCATTAATTGCAGCCATTGCTCCTGCCAGACCACCGTGATACTGCGTATATTCACCATTAGTGGTCATAACCAAACGCATGGTTCTGTACTTTTTGTCGGAAGCTTTGCTGAAATCCGATGGATTATTCGCGAAACTTTTTCCAGACATGTACATTTGGTCGATTTGCTTCTTTGTAAGTGGCGCTTCGCTTGTAGAGCAAACAAAGGCTTTGTCTTCTTCAGATTTATTTGTTTTTGGATGAACGCCGTAAACGGATTTATCAGTGTTTTGAGGCTCGATAAACTCATAAGCGCCCTTTCTGAAAGTCATGGACTGAAAATCATTCGGAGCAATACTGAATCTTACATAAGCCGCAGGATCATCGATGCCTACGCCGATGTAAGAACCCAACTGGTAGCGGTCCGCCAAAGATTTTACTACTACAGGCGCGCTGTAAACTGCAAATCTTTCAATTTTCCCGTCAAGTGTAGGTAATTTAATTTCTACAGGAACTGCACCGTTCCCTGTTTCCTGGGCGTTTGCCAGTGTAGATCTTAACGCATTAAGATCTAATGAATAATAACTCGTAACGTTAAACGTCGCACGGATCTTTTCTCCCTTCATGGATGTGGGGCTCCATTGTGCAATGGCTGCCGTACTCATCAATCCTAAAAGTAAAGAAGTAAAAATTTTCTTCATAAAATTAACTTTTTAAAAATGTTTCTCAAAAGTAGATTAATTTTATATCGAAATCAAAATAAAAATGTTAAAATTTTGTGCGGTTTTAACAAAAACAAGTCAAACAGATGAAGGTATCATTGCCGATTTATCGGAAATTTAACTACTATTTTGCTAAATTTTTAAATGATCTAAAAATTTTAAGAAATTACTCCCAAATTAAAGTCAAGAAAAATATCAATAAACTATTTATCGCATAGCAAATTGAATTTCTTTAGAAGTGATAAGCGACATTCCAGGAAAACCCCATATTGAATTTTGCCGAACTTTTGCCGAAACCTGGGACAATCATTGGTTTAATTTCCTCCTGCGTGGTAGAAAAAACCAGATAGCGCGGCTGCATATTGACGTCAATATAAAACGGCGAGTCGAAAAGCTGTACCCGACCGCCAACAGTCCCTTCAACCCAATAAGAACTTTGCGACGACGAGGGAAAGGCGACGGAAGTTTCGCTGCCTCCAAAACCGCGAACAGGCACGGCCTTATATTCCTGGGTGTAGAATGAACCGCCCAATTTTCCACCGGCGTAAAAACCATTCAGCACATTTTCTTTATCATTGGCCAGCATGTAGAAGGCGCCGAGCTTTAAAAAAGGTCCGTTCGCGGCCGCATCATAGCCATTTTTCTGATAGATATTTTTTTCGAAACCACCTTCCGCAACAGCATGAATTTTTTTCGAAATCCGCGACGATACAAAGGCCTGAAAGAGTTTTCGATCTGAAAACACGCCAACTCCGGCGTTCAAAACATCAAAACCCACCATAAAATTGGGTTCATACTTCCACTTTTTCGCAAGCGTATCCTGCTGCGCTAGAGCGAAAGAAAACATCAAACTAAAAAAGAAGGTAAAAATGAGTTTTGGATTCATCAACAATTTGGTTTTGGTTCTTTTCAACATCGAGCACGGGATTTGGCACTTCTAAAAGTGCACTTACGTTTTCATATATTTTCTTTATGCCGCATGCAGGAGAGACGTAGGAGGAGTTTGTCGTATAATTTATCTTAATTTCCGAAGTAATCGCTGCTTTTGAGGTCCCAACAAACATTTTTGTGAACGCAGCATCATCTACCCGTAACGGAATCAAAACCGAATCTGTTTTGGATTTGGTTGCCACCACAGACACGGGACCGCTCCCATAGTCCACATTAATATACAGCGAGTCCAAAGTTTTTAATTTTCCGGTGGCTTTCGTCTTGAATTTGATCTTCATTCTGGGCGTCGCCTCCCCGCCGATGCAAATATCGTCGTCGCTTCCGCAGGAAAAAAGAAAACATAAAAACAGCGGGATCAGAAATATTTTCAGAAACTTCATGAATCAAATTTAGGTAAATTAAATTTTCACCAAAAGTGCAATATTCTCTACGTGATGCGTTTGTGGAAACATATCTACGGGAAGAATTTTTACCAAACGATAGTGATCTTTCATCAAAGCGATGTCTCTCGCCTGTGTGGCCGAATTGCAGCTCACATAAACAATTTTCTCCGGGGAAAGCTTCAGGATCTGCTCCACCACTTTCTGGTGCATTCCGTCCCTTGGCGGATCGGTAATTAAGACATCTGCTTTTGGATGCAGCGACAAAAATTCATCATTGAAAATTTCTTTCATATCGCCGCAATAGAAAGTACAGTTACTCAGCCCGTTCAGTTCTGCGTGCGCTCTTGCTGCCTCAATGGCTTCCGGAACCGATTCGATCCCAATAACGTGCTGGGCATTTCTTGCAACATACTGCGCGATGGTTCCTGTTCCGGTGTATAAATCGTAAACGACTTCGGTACCTTGTAGATCGGCAAATTCCAGGGTTTTGCGGTAGAGTTCCAAAGCCTGTTTGTAATTGGTTTGAAAAAAAGATTTTGGCCCAATTTTAAACTGCAAACCATCCATTTCTTCCATAATAAAGCCTTCGCCGAAATAGGTTTGAACGTCCTGATCGTAAATTGAATCGTTTTGTTTGGAATTGATGCAGTAAACCAATGTGGTGATTTGCGGAAATTCCGCGAGTAAATAGTCAAATAAATTCTTTCGGTTTTCCTTTTCTTCACGGAAAAGCTGAAATAAAACCATCCATTCGCCTTTTGAATTCTGACGCAGCATTAAAGTCCGCAAAAATCCTTTCTGTTCTTTTACATCAAAAAACTCCAAACCATTTTTTACGGCGTAGTTTTTTACGGCCAGCCGAATGGCATTGGAAGGATCTTCCTGCAGAAGACATTCCTTCAGATCTAAAATCTTGCTCCACATGCCCGGAATGTGAAAACCTAAAGCATCTCGGTTGCCAAAGTTTTCTTCGGAACTAATCTCATATTGCGTCAGCCAGCGGGCGTTGGAGAAGGAAAACTCCATCTTATTGCGGTAAAAATACTGCTCTTCGCTGCCTAAAATTGGTAACGTCTCGAAATCTTCAACGCCGCCAATTCTTTTGATGTTATTGTACACCTCATCATTTTTAATGTCCAGCTGTTTTTCGTAGGAAAGATTCTGCCATTTGCAACCGCCACAAACACCGAAATGAATACATTTAGGTTCTACACGAAAGGGCGAGGGCTCCAAAATTTCAATGGCTTCGGCTTCAAAATATTTTGATTTTGATTTTTTCACGCGCACATTTACCAGATCTCCCGGAACGGCGCCGGAAACCAAAACGGTTTTTCCTTCTGCTGTTCTGCCAACGGCGATGCCTTTGGCTCCTGCAGAAACCATTCGGATATTTTCTAGAACTATATTTTTATTTTTCTTTCTCATGGAACTTTTAATGGCGCAAAAGTAAGGTTTTAAAATAAAAAAAAGACGATAAATCGCCTTGTCTTTCTAATTTAGCCTCGCTCACAATTGAAAAATTAGGCGGTAAGTTTCCTCACAATCAAGCGTTTTAAGATGACTTCGAATATCGCGAACGGCT encodes:
- a CDS encoding DUF6759 domain-containing protein, translated to MFSVKNILLLLFFFSFSTVSAQQKIKDYRNILYSKNIYEIDAFLRDAHPDDPKRSVLKPRLIKMLKEYIKNAHPADQRVKDFQEKIALLRKRPSTRISFDEMNEIIRQKQIAKFKEELEKKEGSTITYVTTVYGSGASANTPTSFGDYVDLEKDEFAMLLSVSPMEHKNNTVKILNSLFDNDPNSKESIVLIENKSDCNLIMRIEGVGNTKYRLPVPAHAQNTIVVAKGDYLFSSLVCGAQYASQKTVQKAIMVSLGDSPAK
- the rlmD gene encoding 23S rRNA (uracil(1939)-C(5))-methyltransferase RlmD produces the protein MRKKNKNIVLENIRMVSAGAKGIAVGRTAEGKTVLVSGAVPGDLVNVRVKKSKSKYFEAEAIEILEPSPFRVEPKCIHFGVCGGCKWQNLSYEKQLDIKNDEVYNNIKRIGGVEDFETLPILGSEEQYFYRNKMEFSFSNARWLTQYEISSEENFGNRDALGFHIPGMWSKILDLKECLLQEDPSNAIRLAVKNYAVKNGLEFFDVKEQKGFLRTLMLRQNSKGEWMVLFQLFREEKENRKNLFDYLLAEFPQITTLVYCINSKQNDSIYDQDVQTYFGEGFIMEEMDGLQFKIGPKSFFQTNYKQALELYRKTLEFADLQGTEVVYDLYTGTGTIAQYVARNAQHVIGIESVPEAIEAARAHAELNGLSNCTFYCGDMKEIFNDEFLSLHPKADVLITDPPRDGMHQKVVEQILKLSPEKIVYVSCNSATQARDIALMKDHYRLVKILPVDMFPQTHHVENIALLVKI
- a CDS encoding DUF6452 family protein; its protein translation is MKFLKIFLIPLFLCFLFSCGSDDDICIGGEATPRMKIKFKTKATGKLKTLDSLYINVDYGSGPVSVVATKSKTDSVLIPLRVDDAAFTKMFVGTSKAAITSEIKINYTTNSSYVSPACGIKKIYENVSALLEVPNPVLDVEKNQNQIVDESKTHFYLLF
- a CDS encoding DUF6048 family protein — encoded protein: MNPKLIFTFFFSLMFSFALAQQDTLAKKWKYEPNFMVGFDVLNAGVGVFSDRKLFQAFVSSRISKKIHAVAEGGFEKNIYQKNGYDAAANGPFLKLGAFYMLANDKENVLNGFYAGGKLGGSFYTQEYKAVPVRGFGGSETSVAFPSSSQSSYWVEGTVGGRVQLFDSPFYIDVNMQPRYLVFSTTQEEIKPMIVPGFGKSSAKFNMGFSWNVAYHF
- a CDS encoding reprolysin-like metallopeptidase gives rise to the protein MKKIFTSLLLGLMSTAAIAQWSPTSMKGEKIRATFNVTSYYSLDLNALRSTLANAQETGNGAVPVEIKLPTLDGKIERFAVYSAPVVVKSLADRYQLGSYIGVGIDDPAAYVRFSIAPNDFQSMTFRKGAYEFIEPQNTDKSVYGVHPKTNKSEEDKAFVCSTSEAPLTKKQIDQMYMSGKSFANNPSDFSKASDKKYRTMRLVMTTNGEYTQYHGGLAGAMAAINATVTRCNGVFEKDFGLHLILQDFPALIYLDPATDPYSTTLSSWNLAAQKAITAVAGEANYDIGHMFGASGGGGNAGCIGCVCISPPLNGSGVPTGNGKGSGITSPADGIPMGDNFDIDFVAHEMGHQLGGNHTFSMSLEGTGQNVEPGSGSTIMGYAGITGATDVQQHSDAYFHINSIIQVQNNLTAKTCDIETPVTNDPPVITPMADITIPKSTAFVLTAQATDPQGDPITYNWEEVDDATVTISKTNLGNTTSGASFRSLNSTTSPVRYFPKFATVLAGSVKNVNEWEAASTVARASNFRVTVRDNNANVAQQQTQQALQKVTVSANGPFKITSTKVYNNATAPLTWDVVGTDVAPFNSPNVKIDYTADNGATWVVLAASTPNDGTEDFNFSAFATNTVLKVRISAIGNVFYTIAPVTVSAIVPCDGSAPAGLTVSTVTTESAAVSWDPIVGATYVVRYKKTTDATWTSVPVAVNSYTITGLEEGTPYDVQVASVCTGTTGTFSATVNFTTSMIAYCTLSSTNSGDEYISNVSISAEGASGGTSTSGASNYTNYSADPARLMKLAKGTTNNTISVTKAWTGTQYSEAVTVWIDFDRSGTYEASEMVMSSTPSTVNPATQTFAVPATAYSGDKTVGMRVALRFNTAQTTPCGTYTYGEVEDYAVSISPTLGVNDSAASQSVQVYPNPAVDVLNVTKVSNNADYAIYNAAGQLVSKGKVSNNQVQVSKLVKGVYVITVDNNGEVNKVKFIKK